The following coding sequences are from one Chanos chanos chromosome 12, fChaCha1.1, whole genome shotgun sequence window:
- the syt11a gene encoding synaptotagmin-11a — MAEVTKLRPTYEVSPVLAGFLGAGVLVVSVTVAVFLWTCCQRRYRRMTGAFKLSAGPCDSPVDPPYKFIHMLKGISIYPETLSNSKKIVRVGRRPGAAASSSRDTGRGQGGNGSRALFVDADPEGGLAGGAPHLQMSHLVPLSGQPRLERALPIRADYCCLESSSGSSSEAPSKTATPFGLTSPSLGALSLAVDYNFPKKALVVTIVGARGLPAVDEQAGSSDPYVKMTILPEKKHRVKTRVLRKTLEPAFDETFTFYGVPYSSLPELTLHFLVLSFDRFARDDVIGEATVPLAGVDPSTGRVHITQQISKRNMQCESRGELLVSLSYQPVTHRLNVVVLKAKHLPKMDITGLSGNPYVKVNVFYGRKRIAKKKTHVKKCTLNPVFNESFIYDVPAELMPDISVEFLVIDFDRTTKNEVVGRLVLGGQSPVPSGVTHWREVCDNPRRQIAKWHNLVEY; from the exons ATGGCTGAGGTGACCAAATTAAGACCAACCTATG AGGTGTCCCCAGTTTTGGCGGGTTTTCTGGGGGCGGGAGTCTTGGTGGTCTCAGTAACGGTTGCCGTGTTCTTGTGGACCTGTTGCCAGCGGCGATACCGTCGGATGACCGGCGCCTTCAAGCTGAGCGCGGGGCCGTGCGACTCGCCCGTCGACCCCCCTTACAAATTCATTCACATGCTGAAGGGCATCAGCATCTACCCCGAGACCCTCAGCAACAGCAAGAAGATCGTGCGGGTGGGCCGTCGGCCTGGTGCCGCCGCGTCCTCGTCCCGAGACACGGGGCGTGGCCAGGGCGGGAACGGAAGCCGAGCGCTTTTTGTGGACGCCGACCCCGAGGGGGGGCTGGCCGGTGGCGCCCCCCACCTTCAGATGAGCCATCTGGTGCCCCTCTCCGGACAGCCCAGGCTGGAACGGGCGCTGCCAATCCGTGCCGACTACTGTTGCCTGGAGAGCAGCTCGGGCAGCAGCAGCGAGGCGCCCAGCAAGACGGCCACGCCCTTCGGCCTGACCTCTCCGTCCCTGGGTGCCCTCAGCCTGGCCGTCGACTACAACTTTCCCAAAAAGGCTCTGGTAGTGACCATCGTGGGGGCCCGGGGGCTCCCCGCTGTGGACGAGCAGGCGGGAAGCTCGGATCCCTACGTGAAGATGACGATTCTGCCGGAGAAGAAGCACAGGGTGAAAACGCGGGTGCTCAGGAAGACCCTGGAGCCGGCTTTCGACGAGACCTTCACCTTCTACGGCGTTCCGTACAGCTCGCTGCCCGAGCTCACGCTGCATTTCCTGGTGCTGAGCTTCGATCGCTTCGCCCGCGATGACGTCATCGGGGAGGCGACTGTGCCCCTGGCGGGGGTGGACCCCAGCACCGGGCGTGTCCACATCACTCAGCAGATCAGTAAAAGGAACATGCAG TGTGAGAGTCGTGGGGAGCTGTTGGTGTCACTGTCTTACCAACCAGTCACTCACAGACTCAACGTGGTGGTGCTCAAGGCAAAACACCTGCCCAAGATGGACATCACGGGCCTGTCAGGCA ATCCCTACGTCAAGGTGAACGTTTTCTACGGCCGGAAGCGCATCGCCAAGAAGAAGACACACGTGAAGAAGTGCACGCTCAACCCGGTCTTCAACGAGTCGTTCATCTACGACGTCCCGGCCGAGCTCATGCCCGACATCTCCGTCGAGTTCCTCGTCATCGACTTCGACCGAACCACCAAGAACGAGGTGGTGGGCCGGCTGGTGCTGGGCGGGCAGAGCCCGGTCCCGTCTGGCGTCACCCACTGGAGAGAGGTCTGCGACAACCCGAGACGGCAGATCGCCAAGTGGCACAACCTAGTGGAGTACTAG
- the smad10a gene encoding mothers against decapentaplegic homolog 4 isoform X2 — translation MSVNPPNSNDACLSIVHSLMCHRQGGENEGFAKRAIESLVKKLKEKKDELDSLITAITTNGVHPSKCVTIQRTLDGRLQVAGRKGFPHVIYARLWRWPDLHKNELKHVKFCQYAFDLKYDNVCVNPYHYERVVSPGIVGLSLQNTGECPSGRLIKEEYIHDCIQMDGPPGLPPQSDHPGAMKIPPPEHYGQPLPPLQLPQEPPRAPPSVTLYPNMPLSPTASGPMMPMQGGHGEGLLQIASPQGQVMTPTPPPSTPTHGPPQPAAPPQPPPNQNGYNTPKHTQTQGSFHTTWTGSSTASYTPVGPQQNGRGHQPPLHHPHFWSQHHSSASFPPPVSNHPGPEFWCSISYFEMDVQVGEMFKVLSSCPVVTVDGYVDPSGGDRFCLGQLSNVHRTEASERARLHIGKGVQLECRGEGDVWMRCMSDHAVFVQSYYLDREAGRAPGDAVHKIYPGAYIKVFDLRQCHRQMQQQAATAQAAAAAQAAAVAGNIPGPGSVGGIAPAISLSAAAGIGVDDLRRLCILRLSFVKGWGPDYPRQSIKHTPCWVEVHLHRALQLLDEVLHTMPLADPGPAN, via the exons ATGTCGGTGAATCCCCCCAACAGTAACGATGCCTGTCTGAGCATCGTACATAGCCTCATGTGCCATAGGCAGGGAGGGGAAAACGAGGGATTTGCGAAACGGGCCATTGAGAGTCTCGTGAAGAAACTCaaggagaaaaaagatgaaCTTGACTCCCTCATCACCGCTATCACCACCAATGGAGTTCACCCAAGCAAATGCGTGACCATACAGAGGACCCTGGATGGGCGGTTGCAG GTGGCGGGCCGAAAGGGCTTCCCTCATGTAATCTATGCCCGGTTATGGCGTTGGCCAGATCTTCACAAAAATGAACTCAAACATGTGAAGTTTTGCCAGTACGCCTTTGACCTCAAAtatgacaatgtgtgtgtgaaccctTACCACTACGAGAGAGTGGTGTCCCCAGGCATAG TCGGTCTCAGTCTTCAGAACACaggtgagt GTCCTTCAGGCAGGCTCATTAAGGAAGAGTACATTCATGACTGTATTCAAATGGATGGGCCACCGGGGCTGCCTCCCCAGTCTGACCACCCGGGGGCGATGAAAATCCCCCCCCCAGAGCACTATGGGCAGCCCCTCCCACCGCTACAGTTACCCCAGGAGCCACCACGAGCGCCCCCGTCTGTAACCCTTTACCCCAACATGCCTCTGTCCCCTACCG CGTCTGGACCCATGATGCCCATGCAGGGGGGTCACGGTGAGGGGTTGCTACAGATTGCCTCTCCTCAAGGTCAGGTCATGACCCCTACACCACCACCCTCCACACCCACGCACGGACCTCCCCAACCTGCCGCTCCACCTCAGCCTCCGCCTAACCAGAACGGTTACaacacccccaaacacacgcagacgcagGGTTCCTTTCACA ccaCTTGGACGGGCAGCAGCACGGCCTCCTATACTCCTGTAGGACCCCAGCAGAATGGGCGTGGCCACCAGCCTCCTCTACATCACCcacatttct GGTCACAGCATCATAGTTCAGCCTCATTTCCACCTCCGGTCTCCAATCATccag GTCCGGAGTTCTGGTGCTCCATCTCATACTTTGAGATGGACGTACAGGTCGGAGAGATGTTCAAAGTGCTGTCTAGTTGCCCTGTGGTGACAGTGGACGGATATGTGGACCCATCGGGAGGAGACCGGTTCTGTTTGGGTCAGCTCAGCAATGTACACCGCACTGAAGCCAGTGAAAGAGCCAG GTTGCACATAGGTAAAGGGGTTCAGCTGGAGTGTCGGGGCGAGGGAGATGTGTGGATGAGGTGTATGAGTGACCATGCAGTGTTCGTGCAGAGTTATTACCTGGACAGGGAGGCTGGGAGAGCACCAGGAGATGCTGTGCATAAGATTTACCCAGGAGCCTATATTAAG GTGTTTGACCTCAGGCAGTGCCACAGGCAAATGCAGCAGCAGGCAGCCACAGCCCAAGCAGCCGCAGCTGCGCAGGCCGCCGCTGTGGCAGGGAATATTCCAGGTCCAGGGAGTGTGGGTGGCATCGCTCCGGCCATCA GCCTCTCGGCAGCGGCAGGGATCGGCGTGGATGATCTTAGGAGACTGTGTATTCTGAGGCTTAGCTTTGTGAAGGGCTGGGGTCCTGATTACCCCAGGCAGAGCATCAAGCACACCCCCTGCTGGGTGGAGGTGCACCTGCACCGAGCTCTGCAACTGCTGGATGAGGTTCTACACACTATGCCTCTGGCTGACCCGGGGCCTGCCAACTGA
- the smad10a gene encoding mothers against decapentaplegic homolog 4 isoform X1: MSVNPPNSNDACLSIVHSLMCHRQGGENEGFAKRAIESLVKKLKEKKDELDSLITAITTNGVHPSKCVTIQRTLDGRLQVAGRKGFPHVIYARLWRWPDLHKNELKHVKFCQYAFDLKYDNVCVNPYHYERVVSPGIVGLSLQNTGPSGRLIKEEYIHDCIQMDGPPGLPPQSDHPGAMKIPPPEHYGQPLPPLQLPQEPPRAPPSVTLYPNMPLSPTASGPMMPMQGGHGEGLLQIASPQGQVMTPTPPPSTPTHGPPQPAAPPQPPPNQNGYNTPKHTQTQGSFHTTWTGSSTASYTPVGPQQNGRGHQPPLHHPHFWSQHHSSASFPPPVSNHPGPEFWCSISYFEMDVQVGEMFKVLSSCPVVTVDGYVDPSGGDRFCLGQLSNVHRTEASERARLHIGKGVQLECRGEGDVWMRCMSDHAVFVQSYYLDREAGRAPGDAVHKIYPGAYIKVFDLRQCHRQMQQQAATAQAAAAAQAAAVAGNIPGPGSVGGIAPAISLSAAAGIGVDDLRRLCILRLSFVKGWGPDYPRQSIKHTPCWVEVHLHRALQLLDEVLHTMPLADPGPAN; encoded by the exons ATGTCGGTGAATCCCCCCAACAGTAACGATGCCTGTCTGAGCATCGTACATAGCCTCATGTGCCATAGGCAGGGAGGGGAAAACGAGGGATTTGCGAAACGGGCCATTGAGAGTCTCGTGAAGAAACTCaaggagaaaaaagatgaaCTTGACTCCCTCATCACCGCTATCACCACCAATGGAGTTCACCCAAGCAAATGCGTGACCATACAGAGGACCCTGGATGGGCGGTTGCAG GTGGCGGGCCGAAAGGGCTTCCCTCATGTAATCTATGCCCGGTTATGGCGTTGGCCAGATCTTCACAAAAATGAACTCAAACATGTGAAGTTTTGCCAGTACGCCTTTGACCTCAAAtatgacaatgtgtgtgtgaaccctTACCACTACGAGAGAGTGGTGTCCCCAGGCATAG TCGGTCTCAGTCTTCAGAACACag GTCCTTCAGGCAGGCTCATTAAGGAAGAGTACATTCATGACTGTATTCAAATGGATGGGCCACCGGGGCTGCCTCCCCAGTCTGACCACCCGGGGGCGATGAAAATCCCCCCCCCAGAGCACTATGGGCAGCCCCTCCCACCGCTACAGTTACCCCAGGAGCCACCACGAGCGCCCCCGTCTGTAACCCTTTACCCCAACATGCCTCTGTCCCCTACCG CGTCTGGACCCATGATGCCCATGCAGGGGGGTCACGGTGAGGGGTTGCTACAGATTGCCTCTCCTCAAGGTCAGGTCATGACCCCTACACCACCACCCTCCACACCCACGCACGGACCTCCCCAACCTGCCGCTCCACCTCAGCCTCCGCCTAACCAGAACGGTTACaacacccccaaacacacgcagacgcagGGTTCCTTTCACA ccaCTTGGACGGGCAGCAGCACGGCCTCCTATACTCCTGTAGGACCCCAGCAGAATGGGCGTGGCCACCAGCCTCCTCTACATCACCcacatttct GGTCACAGCATCATAGTTCAGCCTCATTTCCACCTCCGGTCTCCAATCATccag GTCCGGAGTTCTGGTGCTCCATCTCATACTTTGAGATGGACGTACAGGTCGGAGAGATGTTCAAAGTGCTGTCTAGTTGCCCTGTGGTGACAGTGGACGGATATGTGGACCCATCGGGAGGAGACCGGTTCTGTTTGGGTCAGCTCAGCAATGTACACCGCACTGAAGCCAGTGAAAGAGCCAG GTTGCACATAGGTAAAGGGGTTCAGCTGGAGTGTCGGGGCGAGGGAGATGTGTGGATGAGGTGTATGAGTGACCATGCAGTGTTCGTGCAGAGTTATTACCTGGACAGGGAGGCTGGGAGAGCACCAGGAGATGCTGTGCATAAGATTTACCCAGGAGCCTATATTAAG GTGTTTGACCTCAGGCAGTGCCACAGGCAAATGCAGCAGCAGGCAGCCACAGCCCAAGCAGCCGCAGCTGCGCAGGCCGCCGCTGTGGCAGGGAATATTCCAGGTCCAGGGAGTGTGGGTGGCATCGCTCCGGCCATCA GCCTCTCGGCAGCGGCAGGGATCGGCGTGGATGATCTTAGGAGACTGTGTATTCTGAGGCTTAGCTTTGTGAAGGGCTGGGGTCCTGATTACCCCAGGCAGAGCATCAAGCACACCCCCTGCTGGGTGGAGGTGCACCTGCACCGAGCTCTGCAACTGCTGGATGAGGTTCTACACACTATGCCTCTGGCTGACCCGGGGCCTGCCAACTGA